The following proteins are encoded in a genomic region of Xanthomonas cassavae CFBP 4642:
- the rplD gene encoding 50S ribosomal protein L4: MELVITGSNNKVSVSDAVFGREFSEDLVHQVVVAYRNAGRAGTKAQKTRSEVAGTTKKSKKQKGGGARHGALTAPIFVGGGVTFAAKPRSFEQKVNRKMYRAAICAIFSELNRQGRLMIVDAFDLEATKTKGLIEKLKGLDVGKRPLIVTEEASEHLYLSARNLPYVQVRDVQGLDPVALVGADTVVITADAVKKVEEWLA, from the coding sequence AGCAACAACAAGGTCTCGGTCTCCGATGCCGTGTTCGGTCGCGAATTCAGCGAAGATCTGGTCCACCAGGTCGTCGTCGCTTATCGCAACGCCGGTCGCGCCGGTACCAAGGCACAGAAGACGCGTTCGGAAGTTGCAGGCACGACCAAGAAGTCGAAGAAGCAGAAGGGCGGCGGTGCGCGTCATGGCGCGCTGACGGCTCCGATCTTCGTCGGCGGCGGCGTGACCTTCGCGGCCAAGCCGCGCAGCTTCGAGCAGAAGGTCAACCGCAAGATGTACCGCGCGGCCATCTGCGCGATCTTCTCCGAGTTGAATCGTCAGGGTCGTCTGATGATCGTCGACGCGTTCGACCTCGAAGCGACCAAGACCAAGGGTCTGATCGAGAAGCTGAAGGGGCTGGATGTGGGCAAGCGCCCGCTGATCGTCACCGAAGAAGCCTCCGAGCACCTTTATCTGTCCGCCCGCAATCTGCCGTATGTGCAGGTGCGTGATGTGCAGGGTCTGGATCCGGTCGCTCTGGTCGGGGCCGATACGGTCGTGATCACCGCCGATGCGGTCAAGAAGGTCGAGGAGTGGCTGGCATGA
- the rplW gene encoding 50S ribosomal protein L23, with protein MSSNEKIFSVLRAPRVSEKTARLQEISNQYVFEVSNEATKADVKAAVEQLFDVKVKAVNVVNVKGKSKSFRNRAGSRGNWRKAYVRLVDGQSIDVTAKA; from the coding sequence ATGAGCAGCAACGAAAAAATCTTCAGCGTGCTGCGTGCTCCGCGAGTCTCCGAAAAGACCGCGCGCCTGCAGGAAATCTCCAACCAGTATGTCTTCGAAGTTTCGAACGAAGCCACCAAGGCCGATGTAAAGGCCGCGGTTGAGCAGCTGTTCGACGTCAAGGTCAAGGCAGTCAACGTGGTCAACGTCAAGGGCAAGAGCAAGTCCTTCCGTAACCGTGCTGGCAGCCGTGGCAATTGGCGCAAGGCGTACGTCCGCTTGGTCGATGGTCAGTCCATCGACGTAACGGCCAAGGCCTGA
- the rplB gene encoding 50S ribosomal protein L2, giving the protein MPLMKFKPTSPGRRSAVRVVTSDLHKGAPHAALLDSQSKSGGRNHHGRITVRHVGGGHKQHYRIIDFKRNKEGIPARVERIEYDPNRTAHIALLCYVDGERRYIIAPKGLKAGDQVIAGANAPIKTGNTLPLRNIPVGTTVHGIELKPGKGAQIARAAGAAVQLVAREGIYATLRLRSGEMRKVPVECRATIGEVGNDEHNLEKLGKAGAKRWRGVRPTVRGAAMNPVDHPHGGGEAKAGQGNPHPVTPWGVPTKGYKTRKNKRTQQFIVRDRRG; this is encoded by the coding sequence ATGCCATTGATGAAGTTCAAACCCACCTCTCCCGGCCGTCGTTCCGCCGTGCGCGTGGTTACTTCCGATCTGCACAAGGGCGCACCGCACGCGGCGCTGCTCGACTCGCAGAGCAAGTCCGGTGGTCGTAACCACCATGGCCGCATCACCGTGCGTCACGTCGGTGGTGGCCACAAGCAGCACTACCGCATCATCGACTTCAAGCGCAACAAGGAAGGCATTCCGGCGCGTGTGGAACGGATCGAATACGATCCGAACCGTACCGCCCATATCGCCCTGCTGTGCTACGTCGACGGCGAGCGCCGCTACATCATCGCCCCCAAGGGCCTGAAGGCTGGCGACCAGGTCATTGCCGGTGCCAATGCACCGATCAAGACCGGCAACACGTTGCCGCTGCGCAACATCCCGGTCGGTACGACGGTTCACGGTATCGAACTGAAGCCGGGTAAGGGCGCTCAGATCGCACGTGCTGCCGGTGCGGCCGTCCAGCTGGTCGCTCGCGAAGGCATCTATGCCACGCTGCGCCTGCGCTCGGGCGAAATGCGCAAGGTGCCGGTCGAGTGCCGCGCCACCATCGGCGAAGTCGGCAACGACGAGCACAACCTCGAGAAGTTGGGCAAGGCCGGCGCCAAGCGTTGGCGCGGTGTTCGTCCGACCGTTCGCGGTGCGGCCATGAACCCGGTCGATCACCCGCACGGTGGTGGTGAAGCGAAGGCTGGTCAGGGTAATCCGCATCCGGTCACCCCGTGGGGTGTCCCGACCAAGGGTTACAAGACGCGCAAGAACAAGCGCACCCAGCAGTTCATCGTCCGCGATCGTAGGGGCTAA
- the rpsS gene encoding 30S ribosomal protein S19 produces the protein MARSLKKGPFVDHHLAKKVESAAGSKKPIKTWSRRSMILPEMVGITIAVHNGKNHIPVLVNENMVGHKLGEFAVTRTFKGHGGDKKSSR, from the coding sequence ATGGCACGTTCACTCAAGAAGGGCCCGTTCGTCGATCACCACCTTGCAAAGAAGGTGGAGTCCGCTGCGGGTAGCAAGAAGCCGATCAAGACCTGGTCGCGCCGTTCGATGATCCTGCCCGAAATGGTAGGCATCACCATCGCCGTGCATAACGGCAAGAACCACATTCCGGTGCTCGTCAACGAGAATATGGTCGGCCACAAGCTTGGCGAATTTGCCGTCACCCGGACCTTCAAAGGTCACGGTGGCGACAAGAAGTCGAGCAGGTAA
- the rplV gene encoding 50S ribosomal protein L22, with product MEAKAILRTARISPQKARLVADQVRGLSAERAVNLLKFSDKKAAHLIKKVVESAIANAENNQGADVDELKVKTIMVDEGPSLKRFMARAKGRGTRILKRTSHITVVVGAAK from the coding sequence ATGGAAGCGAAAGCAATCCTGCGCACCGCGCGCATCTCCCCGCAGAAGGCCCGCCTGGTCGCAGACCAGGTGCGTGGTTTGTCCGCCGAGCGTGCGGTCAATCTGCTGAAGTTCTCGGACAAGAAGGCTGCACACCTGATCAAAAAGGTGGTGGAGTCGGCGATCGCCAATGCCGAGAACAATCAGGGCGCGGATGTCGACGAGCTGAAGGTCAAGACCATCATGGTTGATGAAGGTCCCTCCCTGAAGCGTTTCATGGCGCGGGCGAAAGGCCGCGGTACCCGCATCCTCAAGCGCACCAGCCACATCACTGTGGTTGTGGGCGCCGCCAAGTAA
- the rpsC gene encoding 30S ribosomal protein S3 gives MGHKVHPTGIRLGIAKDWNSKWYANKAEFAGYLAADLKVREMLRKKLAQAGISKILIERPAKTARVTIHTARPGVVIGKRGEDIEKLRKEVSELMGVPAHINVTEVRKPELDAQLVAESIAQQLERRIMFRRAMKRSVGNAMRLGALGIKVNVAGRLNGAEIARSEWYREGRVPLHTLRADIDYGFAEASTTYGIIGIKVWIYKGEVFDFSQVGQEKQDDSPRNDRNDRGDRGDRPSRPAREAR, from the coding sequence ATGGGTCATAAAGTTCATCCGACTGGAATCCGCCTCGGCATCGCCAAGGACTGGAATTCCAAGTGGTACGCAAACAAGGCCGAGTTCGCCGGTTATCTGGCTGCCGACCTGAAAGTGCGTGAAATGCTGCGCAAGAAGCTCGCGCAGGCAGGTATCAGCAAGATCTTGATCGAGCGCCCTGCCAAAACCGCCCGCGTGACCATTCACACCGCCCGTCCGGGCGTGGTGATCGGCAAGCGTGGCGAGGACATCGAAAAGCTGCGTAAGGAAGTGAGCGAGCTGATGGGCGTTCCGGCGCACATCAACGTTACCGAAGTACGCAAGCCGGAGCTGGACGCGCAGCTGGTCGCCGAGTCGATCGCGCAGCAGCTGGAGCGTCGCATCATGTTCCGCCGTGCAATGAAGCGCTCGGTCGGTAACGCGATGCGCCTGGGTGCCCTGGGCATCAAGGTCAACGTCGCTGGCCGCCTCAACGGTGCAGAAATCGCCCGTTCGGAGTGGTACCGCGAAGGCCGGGTGCCGCTGCACACGCTACGTGCCGACATTGATTACGGTTTTGCCGAAGCGTCCACGACGTACGGCATCATCGGTATCAAGGTCTGGATCTATAAGGGCGAAGTCTTCGACTTCTCTCAGGTTGGCCAGGAAAAGCAGGACGACAGCCCGCGCAACGATCGTAACGATCGCGGCGACCGTGGTGACCGCCCGTCGCGCCCGGCTCGTGAAGCGAGGTAA
- the rplP gene encoding 50S ribosomal protein L16, with protein MLQPKRTKYRKMHKGRNDGLAWSGNAVSFGEYGLKATAHGQLTARQIEAARRTISRHVKKGGKMWIRVFPDKPITKKPIEVRMGSGKGNVEYWVAQIQPGRMIYEIEGIPEETAREAFRLAAAKLSVTTTFVTRTVR; from the coding sequence ATGTTGCAACCCAAGCGAACCAAATATCGCAAGATGCACAAGGGCCGTAACGACGGCCTGGCATGGAGCGGAAACGCCGTCAGCTTCGGCGAATACGGCCTCAAGGCCACGGCGCACGGCCAGCTGACCGCGCGTCAGATTGAAGCAGCACGCCGCACGATCAGCCGCCACGTCAAGAAGGGCGGCAAGATGTGGATCCGTGTGTTCCCCGACAAGCCGATCACCAAGAAGCCGATCGAAGTCCGCATGGGCTCCGGTAAGGGCAACGTGGAGTACTGGGTCGCGCAGATTCAGCCGGGCCGCATGATCTATGAAATCGAGGGGATCCCCGAGGAGACCGCACGTGAGGCGTTCCGCCTTGCCGCCGCCAAGCTCTCGGTGACCACCACTTTCGTGACCCGGACGGTGCGCTGA
- the rpmC gene encoding 50S ribosomal protein L29, with protein sequence MDIKQLREKSADELKAHLTDLRKEQFSLRMQQVTGQLPKTHETRRVRREIARVKHLLGSTK encoded by the coding sequence ATGGATATCAAACAACTCCGCGAGAAGTCGGCTGACGAACTGAAGGCCCACCTGACCGATCTGCGTAAGGAGCAATTCTCGCTCCGCATGCAGCAGGTCACCGGCCAGCTGCCGAAGACCCACGAAACCCGCCGGGTGCGTCGCGAGATTGCTCGCGTCAAGCACCTGCTCGGCAGCACCAAGTAA
- the rpsQ gene encoding 30S ribosomal protein S17, which translates to MSDNNEKQTLRTVEGRVVSNKMDKTVTVLVERQVKHALYGKYIKRSTKLHAHDADNACNEGDVVRVTEIAPMSKTKNWRVVEIVTRSAE; encoded by the coding sequence ATGAGCGACAACAACGAAAAGCAAACGCTGCGCACGGTCGAAGGCCGTGTCGTCAGCAACAAGATGGACAAGACGGTCACCGTGTTGGTGGAGCGCCAGGTCAAGCATGCTCTGTACGGCAAGTACATCAAGCGCTCGACCAAGCTGCACGCACACGACGCCGACAATGCCTGCAACGAAGGCGACGTCGTGCGCGTGACCGAGATTGCTCCGATGTCCAAGACCAAGAACTGGCGGGTGGTCGAAATCGTCACCCGTTCGGCCGAATAA
- the rplN gene encoding 50S ribosomal protein L14 produces the protein MIQMQSYLDVADNSGAKEVMCIKVLGGSKRRYAHIGDIIKVTVKDAIPRGKVKKGEVYDAVVVRTRKGVRRPDGSLIRFDGNAAVLLNNKQEPIGTRIFGPVTRELRSEKFMKIVSLAPEVL, from the coding sequence ATGATCCAGATGCAGAGCTACCTCGATGTCGCCGACAATTCGGGTGCCAAGGAAGTGATGTGCATCAAGGTGCTGGGCGGCTCGAAGCGCCGTTACGCACACATTGGCGACATCATCAAGGTGACCGTCAAGGACGCCATTCCGCGTGGCAAGGTCAAGAAAGGCGAAGTCTACGACGCCGTCGTGGTGCGTACCCGCAAGGGTGTGCGCCGTCCCGACGGTTCGCTGATCCGCTTCGACGGCAATGCCGCTGTGCTGTTGAACAACAAGCAGGAGCCGATCGGTACCCGCATCTTCGGGCCTGTGACGCGCGAGCTGCGTTCCGAGAAGTTCATGAAGATCGTCTCGCTCGCTCCCGAAGTGCTGTGA
- the rplX gene encoding 50S ribosomal protein L24 produces MANRIKKGDQVVINTGKDKGKQGEVVRVDGDRVIVSNANVIKRHTKPNPQAGVAGGVVEREASIHISNVNIVNPATGKGERVGFKVLEDGRKLRVFRSSGEALDA; encoded by the coding sequence ATGGCTAACCGTATCAAGAAGGGCGACCAGGTCGTCATCAACACCGGCAAGGACAAGGGTAAGCAGGGTGAAGTGGTGCGTGTGGACGGCGATCGCGTGATCGTCTCCAACGCCAACGTCATCAAGCGCCATACCAAGCCGAACCCGCAGGCGGGTGTCGCCGGCGGCGTGGTCGAGCGTGAAGCGTCGATCCATATCTCCAACGTCAATATCGTCAACCCGGCAACGGGCAAGGGCGAGCGCGTTGGCTTCAAGGTGCTGGAGGATGGACGCAAATTGCGTGTGTTCCGCTCCAGCGGTGAGGCGCTCGACGCCTGA
- the rplE gene encoding 50S ribosomal protein L5, which produces MNTRLEKFYKENVVPALMKEFGYTNPMEVPKLVKVTLNMGVGEAATNKKILENAVADMSKISGQKPVVTKSRVSVASFKIRDGWPIGCKTTLRRAKMYEFLDRLINISLPRVRDFRGVSGRSFDGRGNFNMGVKEQIIFPEIDFDAVDAIRGMDIAITTTAKTDAEAKALLAAFKFPFRN; this is translated from the coding sequence ATGAATACTCGTCTCGAAAAGTTTTACAAGGAAAATGTGGTGCCGGCCCTGATGAAGGAATTCGGCTACACCAATCCGATGGAAGTGCCGAAGCTGGTCAAGGTCACGCTCAACATGGGCGTGGGCGAAGCCGCTACCAACAAGAAGATTCTGGAAAATGCGGTCGCCGACATGTCCAAGATCTCCGGCCAGAAGCCGGTGGTCACCAAGTCGCGCGTTTCCGTCGCATCGTTCAAGATTCGTGACGGTTGGCCGATCGGCTGCAAGACCACCTTGCGTCGCGCCAAGATGTACGAGTTCCTAGATCGCCTGATCAACATCTCGTTGCCGCGCGTGCGCGACTTCCGTGGTGTGTCCGGTCGCTCCTTCGACGGTCGTGGCAACTTCAATATGGGTGTGAAGGAACAGATCATCTTCCCGGAAATCGACTTCGACGCCGTCGACGCGATCCGCGGTATGGATATCGCCATCACCACCACCGCCAAGACAGATGCGGAAGCGAAGGCGTTGCTGGCAGCGTTCAAGTTTCCGTTCCGTAACTGA
- the rpsN gene encoding 30S ribosomal protein S14 encodes MAKTSMIHRDIKRAKLAKKFAGKRDALKKILSSQDASYEEKIDASTKLQKLPRDSSPSRHRNRCELSGRPRGVYRKFGLGRNMLRKATMNGDVPGLRKASW; translated from the coding sequence ATGGCAAAGACCTCCATGATCCACCGCGACATCAAGCGTGCAAAGCTGGCGAAGAAATTCGCCGGCAAGCGTGATGCGCTGAAGAAGATCCTCTCCAGCCAGGATGCGTCCTACGAAGAGAAGATCGATGCGTCGACCAAGTTGCAGAAGCTGCCGCGCGATTCGTCGCCAAGCCGCCACCGCAACCGTTGCGAGCTGTCCGGTCGTCCGCGCGGTGTCTACCGCAAGTTCGGTCTGGGTCGCAACATGCTGCGCAAGGCCACGATGAACGGCGACGTTCCGGGCCTGCGCAAGGCAAGCTGGTAA
- the rpsH gene encoding 30S ribosomal protein S8, protein MSMTDPIADLLVRIKNAAAVGKQTVKLPSSKIKVAIAQVLKDEGYITDLRVTATENNKSELEIVLKYFEGRPVIETLKRFSRSGLRQYRGKTELPKVLGGLGIAIISTSKGIMTDAQAREAGVGGEVLCFVA, encoded by the coding sequence ATGAGCATGACTGATCCCATCGCCGATCTGCTGGTTCGCATCAAGAATGCGGCAGCGGTTGGTAAGCAGACGGTGAAATTGCCGTCGTCCAAGATCAAGGTTGCGATCGCCCAAGTCCTGAAGGACGAGGGTTACATCACCGACCTGCGCGTTACGGCCACCGAAAACAACAAGTCGGAGCTGGAAATCGTGCTGAAGTATTTCGAAGGCCGTCCGGTCATTGAGACCCTGAAGCGCTTCTCGCGCTCGGGTCTGCGCCAGTACCGCGGCAAGACCGAGTTGCCCAAGGTCCTGGGTGGCCTGGGTATCGCCATCATTTCCACCTCGAAGGGCATCATGACCGATGCGCAGGCTCGCGAAGCCGGCGTTGGTGGTGAAGTTCTGTGCTTCGTGGCCTAA
- the rplF gene encoding 50S ribosomal protein L6, with protein MSRVAKKPVSLPKGVELKVQPELVSVKGPKGTLTLPKPVGVEIAVDGDVATLSANDPSQIAITGTVRAILANMVKGVSEGFERKLELVGVGYRAAMQGKDLSLSLGFSHPLVFVAPEGITLSTPSQTEIVVQGADKQRVGEVAAKIRGFRPPEPYKGKGVKYAGEVIIRKEAKKA; from the coding sequence ATGTCCCGTGTAGCCAAGAAGCCTGTCTCCCTTCCGAAGGGTGTTGAACTCAAGGTCCAGCCCGAGCTGGTCAGCGTCAAGGGCCCGAAGGGCACCCTGACCCTGCCGAAGCCGGTTGGCGTCGAAATCGCCGTCGACGGCGACGTTGCCACCCTGTCGGCCAATGATCCGTCGCAGATCGCCATCACCGGCACCGTGCGTGCCATCCTGGCCAATATGGTCAAGGGTGTGTCCGAGGGCTTCGAGCGCAAGCTCGAGCTGGTTGGCGTCGGCTATCGTGCCGCCATGCAGGGCAAGGACCTGAGCCTGTCGCTCGGTTTCTCGCATCCGCTGGTGTTCGTGGCGCCGGAAGGCATCACACTGTCGACCCCGAGCCAAACCGAAATCGTGGTCCAGGGCGCCGACAAGCAGCGCGTCGGCGAAGTTGCCGCCAAGATTCGCGGTTTCCGCCCGCCGGAGCCCTATAAGGGCAAGGGTGTGAAGTACGCCGGTGAAGTCATCATTCGCAAGGAAGCCAAGAAGGCGTAA
- the rplR gene encoding 50S ribosomal protein L18 → MSINKNIARLRRAKSTRAHIRELGVARLSVLRTGQHLYAQVFTADGSKVIAAANTLQADVKDGLKNGKNSDAAVKVGKLIAERAKAAGIEKVAFDRSGYRYHGRIKALADAAREGGLQF, encoded by the coding sequence ATGAGCATCAACAAGAACATCGCCCGCCTGCGTCGCGCCAAGTCGACCCGTGCACACATCCGCGAGCTGGGCGTCGCGCGTCTGTCGGTGCTGCGCACCGGGCAGCACCTGTATGCCCAGGTCTTCACTGCCGACGGTTCCAAGGTGATCGCTGCGGCGAACACCCTGCAGGCCGATGTCAAGGACGGCCTGAAGAATGGCAAGAACAGCGATGCGGCCGTCAAGGTCGGCAAGCTGATCGCCGAGCGCGCCAAGGCCGCGGGCATCGAGAAGGTCGCATTCGACCGCTCTGGTTACCGCTACCACGGCCGTATCAAGGCCCTGGCCGATGCGGCTCGCGAAGGCGGCCTGCAGTTCTAA
- the rpsE gene encoding 30S ribosomal protein S5 has translation MAEERAPRGRDRDRNREEKVDDGMIEKLVAVNRVSKTVKGGRQFTFTALTVVGDGLGKVGFGYGKAREVPVAIQKSMEQARKNLATVDLNNGTLWHAVKSGHGAARVYMQPASEGTGVIAGGAMRAVLEAVGVKNVLAKAVGSRNPINLVRATLKGLSEVQSPARVAAKRGKKVEELNHG, from the coding sequence ATGGCAGAAGAACGTGCACCGCGGGGTCGTGATCGCGACCGTAACCGCGAAGAGAAAGTCGACGATGGCATGATCGAGAAGCTGGTCGCGGTCAATCGCGTCAGCAAGACGGTCAAGGGCGGTCGCCAGTTCACCTTCACCGCGCTGACCGTGGTCGGCGATGGTCTGGGCAAGGTCGGTTTCGGTTATGGCAAGGCGCGCGAAGTGCCGGTCGCCATCCAGAAGTCGATGGAGCAGGCGCGCAAGAACCTGGCCACCGTGGATCTGAACAACGGTACCTTGTGGCATGCCGTCAAGTCGGGCCATGGCGCCGCACGCGTGTACATGCAGCCGGCTTCCGAAGGTACCGGCGTCATTGCCGGCGGTGCGATGCGCGCCGTGCTCGAAGCGGTTGGCGTGAAGAACGTGCTGGCCAAGGCGGTCGGTTCGCGTAATCCGATCAACCTGGTCCGCGCCACCCTGAAGGGTCTATCGGAAGTGCAGTCGCCGGCCCGTGTCGCGGCCAAGCGGGGCAAGAAGGTGGAGGAGCTCAACCATGGCTAA
- the rpmD gene encoding 50S ribosomal protein L30 — MAKDTSKTVKVRLVRGLRGTQSRHRLSVRALGLNKLNDVRELKDSPQVRGLINTVHYLVKVEE; from the coding sequence ATGGCTAAGGACACCAGCAAGACCGTGAAGGTGCGCCTGGTGCGTGGCCTGCGTGGAACCCAGTCGCGTCACCGCCTGTCGGTGCGTGCGTTGGGCCTGAATAAGCTCAACGATGTGCGTGAATTGAAGGACAGCCCGCAGGTGCGTGGCTTGATCAATACGGTTCACTACCTCGTCAAGGTTGAGGAGTAA
- the rplO gene encoding 50S ribosomal protein L15, whose translation MTLRLNDLKPADGARTERTRVGRGIGSGLGKTAGRGHKGSFARKGGGKIKAGFEGGQTPMQRRLPKIGFRSKMARDTAEVLSYQLDKLDAGDVDFAALRAANLVPSRAKKAKIVLKGELSKKFVLKGVAATAGAKAAIEAAGGSVEE comes from the coding sequence ATGACTCTGCGTCTTAATGACCTCAAGCCGGCCGACGGCGCCCGTACCGAGCGCACCCGCGTCGGTCGTGGTATCGGTTCGGGTCTCGGCAAGACCGCTGGTCGCGGTCACAAGGGTTCGTTCGCCCGTAAGGGTGGCGGCAAGATCAAGGCCGGCTTCGAAGGCGGCCAGACCCCGATGCAGCGCCGTCTGCCGAAGATCGGTTTCCGCTCCAAGATGGCGCGCGATACCGCTGAAGTGTTGTCCTACCAGCTGGACAAGCTGGACGCCGGTGATGTCGATTTCGCAGCGCTGCGTGCGGCCAATCTGGTCCCGAGCCGCGCCAAGAAGGCGAAGATCGTGCTGAAAGGCGAGTTGAGCAAGAAGTTCGTGCTGAAGGGCGTTGCGGCGACCGCAGGCGCCAAGGCAGCAATCGAAGCTGCCGGCGGCAGCGTAGAGGAGTAA
- the secY gene encoding preprotein translocase subunit SecY: protein MAQAGIGNLGGGLGKFTELRQRLLFVLGALIVYRIGCYVPVPGVNPDAMLSLMQAQGGGIVDMFNMFSGGALHRFSIFALNVMPYISASIVIQLATHIFPALKAMQKEGESGRRKITQYSRIGAVLLAVVQGGSIALALQNQTAPGGAPVVYAPGMGFVLTAVIALTAGTIFLMWVGEQVTERGIGNGVSLIIFAGIVAGLPSAAIQTVEAFREDNLSFISLLLIVITILAFTLFVVFVERGQRRITVNYARRQGGRNAYMNQTSFLPLKLNMAGVIPPIFASSILAFPATLSMWSGQAASGGVGSWLQKIANALGPGEPVHMLVFAALIIGFAFFYTALVFNSQETADNLKKSGALIPGIRPGKATADYVDGVLTRLTAAGSLYLVIVCLLPEIMRTQLGTSFHFGGTSLLIAVVVVMDFIAQIQAHLMSHQYESLLKKANLKGGSRGGLARG, encoded by the coding sequence ATGGCGCAGGCTGGCATTGGTAACCTCGGTGGCGGGCTCGGCAAGTTCACGGAACTTCGCCAGCGGCTGCTGTTCGTCCTCGGGGCATTGATCGTCTATCGCATCGGCTGCTATGTGCCGGTGCCGGGCGTCAATCCCGATGCCATGCTTTCGTTGATGCAGGCGCAGGGCGGCGGCATCGTGGACATGTTCAACATGTTCTCGGGCGGCGCCCTGCACCGTTTCAGTATTTTCGCGTTGAACGTGATGCCGTACATCTCGGCATCCATCGTTATCCAGTTGGCCACGCACATCTTTCCCGCCCTCAAGGCGATGCAGAAGGAAGGCGAATCCGGCCGGCGTAAGATCACCCAGTATTCGCGCATCGGTGCGGTGTTGCTGGCGGTGGTGCAGGGCGGCAGTATCGCGCTGGCACTGCAGAACCAGACCGCGCCTGGTGGCGCTCCGGTGGTGTACGCGCCGGGCATGGGCTTTGTTCTCACCGCAGTGATTGCGCTGACTGCCGGCACCATCTTTCTGATGTGGGTGGGCGAGCAGGTCACCGAGCGTGGCATCGGCAACGGGGTGTCGTTGATCATCTTCGCCGGCATCGTTGCAGGCCTTCCGTCGGCAGCGATCCAGACCGTTGAAGCTTTCCGCGAAGACAACCTGAGCTTCATTTCGCTGTTGTTGATCGTCATCACCATCCTGGCGTTTACGCTGTTCGTGGTGTTCGTCGAGCGTGGGCAGCGACGCATCACGGTCAACTACGCACGCCGCCAGGGCGGTCGCAATGCGTACATGAACCAGACCTCGTTCCTGCCGCTCAAGCTCAACATGGCTGGCGTGATTCCGCCGATTTTCGCATCGAGCATCCTGGCATTCCCGGCGACGCTGTCGATGTGGTCGGGCCAGGCGGCGTCGGGTGGGGTGGGGTCGTGGCTGCAGAAGATCGCCAACGCGCTTGGGCCGGGCGAGCCGGTGCACATGCTGGTCTTCGCTGCGCTGATTATCGGTTTTGCATTCTTCTACACGGCGCTGGTGTTCAACTCGCAGGAAACCGCCGACAACCTCAAGAAGTCTGGTGCGCTGATTCCGGGGATCCGTCCGGGCAAGGCGACCGCCGACTACGTGGATGGCGTGTTGACGCGCCTGACCGCGGCCGGTTCGCTGTACCTGGTGATCGTCTGCCTGCTGCCCGAAATCATGCGCACGCAGCTCGGCACCTCGTTCCACTTCGGCGGCACTTCGCTGTTGATCGCGGTGGTGGTGGTAATGGACTTCATTGCGCAGATCCAGGCGCATCTGATGTCGCACCAATATGAGAGCTTGCTGAAGAAGGCCAACCTGAAGGGTGGGTCACGCGGCGGTCTTGCGCGCGGTTAA
- the rpsM gene encoding 30S ribosomal protein S13, which produces MARIAGVNLPAQKHVWVGLQSIYGIGRTRSKKLCEAAGVTPTTKIRDLSEPEIERLRAEVGKYVVEGDLRREIGIAIKRLMDLGCYRGLRHRRGLPLRGQRTRTNARTRKGPRKAIRK; this is translated from the coding sequence ATGGCGCGTATTGCAGGAGTCAACCTGCCAGCCCAGAAGCACGTCTGGGTCGGGTTGCAAAGCATCTACGGCATCGGCCGTACACGTTCGAAGAAACTCTGCGAAGCCGCAGGCGTTACCCCGACCACGAAGATTCGTGATCTGTCCGAACCCGAAATCGAGCGCCTGCGCGCCGAAGTCGGCAAGTATGTCGTCGAAGGCGACCTGCGCCGCGAAATCGGTATCGCGATCAAGCGACTGATGGACCTGGGCTGCTATCGCGGTCTGCGTCATCGCCGTGGTCTTCCACTGCGTGGTCAGCGCACCCGTACCAACGCCCGCACCCGTAAGGGTCCGCGCAAGGCGATCAGGAAGTAA